In Acropora palmata chromosome 7, jaAcrPala1.3, whole genome shotgun sequence, one genomic interval encodes:
- the LOC141887163 gene encoding P2X purinoceptor 7-like yields the protein MEVMEVIESEEEFNISVGNLSEEGQVGVNTYGSPIAAQERAQDFVRGGEVLAATDENVRVDFVTKLSTDENDQLLIRLLSQGRGSLEFATNMLTGRSDLYQDPLSPEAAGNNPGAWCVCGVYREMPDEQENVCCRKRTCVTSYMMFKTVCLDREVLQLAIRARCDIRLEEPDYSTQSYRKAAYRQFTLWKYGKLGRGNRKILPSCVVTMIRQAYPAPDGNYMGFRRS from the exons ATGGAGGTCATGGAGGTCATCGAGAGCGAGGAAGAATTTAATATCTCAGTTGGGAATCTGTCTGAGGAGGGTCAAGTGGGGGTGAACACGTACGGATCTCCTATCGCAGCGCAGGAAAGAGCGCAAGATTTTGTTCGAGGCGGCGAAGTACTAGCCGCTACGGATGAAAACGTTCGCGTG GATTTTGTCACAAAGCTATCCACCGACGAAAACGACCAACTCCTTATTCGGTTACTGAGTCAAGGACGTGGAAGCCTTGAATTTGCAACAAACATGCTCACGGGAAGAAGTGATTTATATCAGGACCCTCTGTCTCCAGAAGCAGCAGGAAATAACCCGGGAGCTTGGTGTGTTTGTGGCGTTTACAGAGAAATGCCTGATGAGCAAGAAAACGTCTGCTGTAGGAAGAGGACTTGTGTAACCTCATACATGATGTTCAAGACTGTATGCCTTGATCGAGAGGTTTTGCAGTTGGCCATAAGAGCTCGGTGTGACATTCGGTTGGAGGAGCCCGACTATTCCACCCAAAGTTACAGGAAAGCGGCATACAGACAGTTCACCTTGTGGAAGTATGGGAAACTTGGGAGAGGAAATCGTAAAATTCTGCCATCTTGCGTGGTGACAATGATTAGACAGGCCTATCCAGCTCCAGATGGAAATTATATGGGTTTTCGACGTTCATAG